A window of Synechococcus sp. WH 8109 genomic DNA:
CTGGAGATTTCCCGGTAGGCCCCTGCTCCCGGCAGCCACACCTCAAGGTCGTAGGTCCGGCGGGCGGAAAAGCCGAGGTCGGCTGTGCAGAGGTCCAAGACCCGATAGGGCAGCTCCAGCGCCTGAAGCACGGCCTCTGCATCGGCAGTGATCTGTTGGTGCGCCTCTTCGGACTGATCGGGGTGCACAAACCAGTACAGCTCCACCTTGTTGAATTGGTGCAGGCGGATCAGGCCACGGGTGTCGCGGCCGTAGCTGCCGGCCTCACGGCGGAAGCAGGGGCTGTAGGCGGCGTAGCGCAGGGGCAGTTGATCTGCCGGGATGATTTCGTCCCGGTGCAGGGAGGTCACGGGCACCTCAGCGGTCGGTGTCAGCCAGAGGTCGTCCTCAGCGCAACGGAAGCTTTCCTCGGCAAACTTGGGCAGTTGTCCTGATCCGGTGAGGCTGGCGCTGTTCACCAGCACCGGGGGCAGCACTTCGCGGTAGCCCTTGCTCGTGTGGAGGTCGAGCATGAAATTGATCAGGCCACGCTCCAGCCGTGCCCCCTGGCCCATCAGCGTGACGAAACGGCTCTGCGCGATGCGGACGGAGCGTTCGGTGTCGAACAGCTGTAACCGCTCAGCGATCTGCCAGTGCTCGTCGAGGTTGTCATCAACCCGGGGGGTTCCCCAGCGACGCACTTCAACGTTGTCATCTTCGCTGCGTCCATCAGGGCAGGTCTCTGAAGGGAGGTTGGGGAACCCCAGCAGCTGCTGCTTGAGCTCACTGGAGAGCTTCTTCTCCTCCTCCTCCAGCACCGCCACCTTCTGCTTGATGGCATTCCCCTGTTGGCGGAGTCCGGCGACTTCGTCGCCTTTGGGATCAGCGCCCGACTTGATGAGTTGGCCGACTTCCTTGCCGATCCGGTTTCCTTCCGCCTGCAGGTTGCTGCGTTGTTGCTCCAGATCGCGCTGCTGCTGGGCAATCAGCTGCAGTTTGGTGAGATCAACAGCCTTACCTCGACGCCCCAGTTGCTGGGCGATCGTTTCGGGGTTGTCACGCACAAGGCGCTGATCGAGCACGGTTTCAGGGGCGTCAGCGCCGGCAGCCTATGGCAGTCCGTTTCAGAGCACCTGGCCGACCATCACCGCTGCGATGCCCGAGAACAGGGTGATGCCAAGGGCGGTGAGGGGGCTTTGCCCCTGAGCGACGGCCATGGTCGTGATTACGCCGGCACCAAGGCAGGCCACGCAGAGCTGAGTGGCGATGTCGTTGCGGCTCTCCACGGTGGTCCTGCTGTTGTGAAGACCGTAGGGAGCGCGCCGGCCAGCGCCTTACTCAAGGCTGGCGTTCGTTACGCCGCGTCAGGCTTCGTTACCTGCAGCAACAGAGGCGGGGCGGGCACGGCCGCCGGCAGCCCATTGCTTCAGCCGCTCGAGCTGTTCGCTGGCGGTGCAGGAGAGGGGGATGAGCTGGGAGGCCGCTCCAATCAGATCCGGCTCCGTCAACTCACGGTTGTCGGCAAAGGCCAAGTGCATCGCTTCGATCACGGTCTGCTCCAGCTCGGCACCGGAGAAGCCCTCACTTCTGCTCACCACCGTGTCCAGGGGAAGCTTCAGCCCCGGGCGTCTCCGTTCCAGATGCAGCTCAAGAATGCTGTTGCGCTCAGCGCTGCTGGGCAGATCGAGCATGAAGATCTCATCAAAACGTCCCTTGCGCAGCAGCTCCGGTGGCAGCTTCTCAACGCCGTTGGCGGTGGCCACCACGAATACCGGTGACTGTTTCTCAGCCATCCAGGTGAGCACATTGGCCAGAACCCGCTGGGTTGTGCCGCCGTCACTGCGGCCATCCCCGCCGAAGCCCTTATCGATCTCATCGATCCAGAGCACGCAGGGTGCCATGGCTTCAGCCCGTTGGATCATCTCGCGGGTGCGTGCCTCGCTGGCCCCCACCAAGCCCGCGAACAGCCGCCCCACATCCAGCCGCAACAGTGGCATCGACCAACTGCGGGCGATGGCCTTGGCCGTGAGTGATTTGCCTGTGCCTTGAGGACCCACGAGCAAGACGCCACGAGGCAGAGGCAGTCCGAAACGCCGTGCATCTTCCGAGAACGCCCGGTGCCGTTGGTTCAGCCAGGTCTTGAGACCATCGAGGCCTCCGATGGCTTCGGTGCCCGCATCGCTGCGACAGAACTCAAGCACCTCACTGCGGGCAATCGTCTGGCGTTTTTCGTCCAAAACGTCCTGCAGATCCTCAGATCCCAACTGGCCGCGGCGGGCCAGGGCTCGGGCGGCCACCTGGCGAACACGCATCTCGCTGAGCCCGCTGCAGGCCTGAGCAAGCTCATCCAGGACAGGAGCTGGCAGGGGGCTGCCGCTGCTGGTGCCGATGCTGCTGATCAGCCGGCGCAGGTCGTTGTTGTCGGGAAGGGGGAGATCGAGAAGCGTGAGGCTCTCTTCCAGATCACCGGGCGGTGTCCATTGCCCGCAGCACAGCACCAGGTTGTGCGGGGTGCTGCGCAGGGATGCTTCGAGATTGCGCAGCATTCGGGCAACGCCGGGGTCATCGCAGAAACGATGAAAATCCTTGGCGAGCAGAAGGGTTGGGCTGCCCGCATCCCGTTGCTGAAGCCACTGCAGCATGGCCATTGGTTGACGGCTCCCCTGGCCATCGGTATTCACCGGCCCACTGATCCCATCGATGAAATTCCAGCAGACCAGCTGGCGTGCAAGCCGTTGAGCAGCCTCTCCCAGCAGGCTCTCCACCCGGGCTTCCTCATTGCTCCGCACCCAGATCAGGGGTGTGCGCGCGCGCACCAGAAGGTCGATCTGATGTCCCCAGGTGGCACTGCTCATGGTTGATCGATCTGCTGCTGAAGCTGCTGCAGGGCCTGCCAGCGGGGATCCACAGCCTTTGCCTTGGTGTCTGGGATCACGGGCTGCTGCTGGAGGCCTGGTGGCCCTGGGCAGTGGTCACCGCAGTGGTTGACGACCGGCAACAGCAGGTTGAGCTGTTCGAAGGCCCATTGCTGGGGGTCAAATTGACCGCGTGGATCGAGAACATCCACCAGACCTTCCATTTCGGCGACCTCTCCGGAAAGCTCCAGCTCGTCTGCCGTCGGTTGCTCGTCTCCCAGCCAGATCAGTTCAGAAGGCGTGCAGCTGAGCTTCTGGTTGAACTGATTCAGGCAGCGATCGCAGCAGAGCGTCACGATCGTGTTGAGTTTCCCCTTAACAGCCAGGACGTTGCCGCGGTGCTCTGCGGAAACATGGCCTCGCACTGGTGTGAGCGAGGGGAGCTCATCGAGCTCACCCTCAACCTCCCAGAATTTCGCGGTGCCGAGGGCCCGGAGCTCCTGGAGGGGAACAGGCTCCAGTGCCTCTATCACTTGCCCTTCGGTTCAAAGGGCAGGCGTGAGCCGGCTGAGGTAGCAGAGACCGTCACTGTTTTCTGGGCCATTTGCTGATCCAGAATTTTCTGCAGGTTGTCGGGCAGTGCCTCTTTGGTGAGGATGAAGGTCTGCAGGCCTTGGAAGATGTTGGCGATCAGCATGTAGAGCAGAACGCCGGCGGGGAGTGGGAAGAACAAGAACATCCCCGTGATCATCACCGGAGTGATTTTGTTGGCCGTGGCCTGCTGAGGGTTGGCAGGCATGCCCATGCCCGACAGGAGTTGGGAGATGAACAGGGTGATGCCGAAGCCGGCAACGAGAATTGCGATGTCCCAGTTGATAGCACCGTCGGCATAGAAGCCGACCTGGCCCAGGGCTTTGATGAACAGGAAGCCGCTGCGGGCTGCCAGGCCCGGAATCTTCGCTTCAACGGTGGCATCACCGGCGGCGAGGGCCGTGATCGTGCCGTCCTCACTGACGCTGACGATGTCATCGCCTTTGGTCACTGCCCATGTGGGGGCGAAGCGTCCAGGGTTCTCAACATCCGTGAGTACGTCGTTGAAGGCGCGGCCGTCCTTCGTATGAAGGTTCACGGTGGCGCTGTCGCCAACTCCGATCTTGGTGCCCCGCGGGAGGCTGGCGATCACCGGCACATGGTCGGTTTCGCCGATGAAGATGGAATGGCTGGCGCTGTTGAACGGTTTGGGTTCAACGGCAGCGATCTGGTCTGCCGGCAACACCTTCATGTTCAAGGTGTAAGGGACGTCGGCGAACGGTGATCCACGCAGGGTTGCAAACAATGCAAAAAGGATCGGCATCTGCACCAGCAGCG
This region includes:
- a CDS encoding AAA family ATPase is translated as MSSATWGHQIDLLVRARTPLIWVRSNEEARVESLLGEAAQRLARQLVCWNFIDGISGPVNTDGQGSRQPMAMLQWLQQRDAGSPTLLLAKDFHRFCDDPGVARMLRNLEASLRSTPHNLVLCCGQWTPPGDLEESLTLLDLPLPDNNDLRRLISSIGTSSGSPLPAPVLDELAQACSGLSEMRVRQVAARALARRGQLGSEDLQDVLDEKRQTIARSEVLEFCRSDAGTEAIGGLDGLKTWLNQRHRAFSEDARRFGLPLPRGVLLVGPQGTGKSLTAKAIARSWSMPLLRLDVGRLFAGLVGASEARTREMIQRAEAMAPCVLWIDEIDKGFGGDGRSDGGTTQRVLANVLTWMAEKQSPVFVVATANGVEKLPPELLRKGRFDEIFMLDLPSSAERNSILELHLERRRPGLKLPLDTVVSRSEGFSGAELEQTVIEAMHLAFADNRELTEPDLIGAASQLIPLSCTASEQLERLKQWAAGGRARPASVAAGNEA
- the yidC gene encoding membrane protein insertase YidC codes for the protein MIGYISDNLLIPILDFFYGLVPSYGLAIVALTLVIRIALYPLSAGSIRSARRMRIAQPVIQKRQAEIKSRYANNPQKQQEELGNVMKEFGSPLAGCLPLLVQMPILFALFATLRGSPFADVPYTLNMKVLPADQIAAVEPKPFNSASHSIFIGETDHVPVIASLPRGTKIGVGDSATVNLHTKDGRAFNDVLTDVENPGRFAPTWAVTKGDDIVSVSEDGTITALAAGDATVEAKIPGLAARSGFLFIKALGQVGFYADGAINWDIAILVAGFGITLFISQLLSGMGMPANPQQATANKITPVMITGMFLFFPLPAGVLLYMLIANIFQGLQTFILTKEALPDNLQKILDQQMAQKTVTVSATSAGSRLPFEPKGK
- a CDS encoding DUF177 domain-containing protein, which gives rise to MIEALEPVPLQELRALGTAKFWEVEGELDELPSLTPVRGHVSAEHRGNVLAVKGKLNTIVTLCCDRCLNQFNQKLSCTPSELIWLGDEQPTADELELSGEVAEMEGLVDVLDPRGQFDPQQWAFEQLNLLLPVVNHCGDHCPGPPGLQQQPVIPDTKAKAVDPRWQALQQLQQQIDQP
- the serS gene encoding serine--tRNA ligase; protein product: MLDQRLVRDNPETIAQQLGRRGKAVDLTKLQLIAQQQRDLEQQRSNLQAEGNRIGKEVGQLIKSGADPKGDEVAGLRQQGNAIKQKVAVLEEEEKKLSSELKQQLLGFPNLPSETCPDGRSEDDNVEVRRWGTPRVDDNLDEHWQIAERLQLFDTERSVRIAQSRFVTLMGQGARLERGLINFMLDLHTSKGYREVLPPVLVNSASLTGSGQLPKFAEESFRCAEDDLWLTPTAEVPVTSLHRDEIIPADQLPLRYAAYSPCFRREAGSYGRDTRGLIRLHQFNKVELYWFVHPDQSEEAHQQITADAEAVLQALELPYRVLDLCTADLGFSARRTYDLEVWLPGAGAYREISSCSVCGDFQARRSSIRTKEGKATKLVHTLNGSGLAVGRTMAALLENGQQPDGSVLMPKALVPYVGRERLQPE